GGACAGGAAGCACCAGTAGGCCATGcatatttctttttgtgttgccTTTATTCTCAAATGTCATACACTTTTGTGGGAAACACCTTAGTAATTACTGACGGAAATAAAAGCTGCAGAACAGAACCCGAAAATATTTCTTTCAACAgtgggcaaaaaaataaaaaaacaaccttcTGTTTTAGTCACTTCCATCAAATTGACAATGTTGTAAAAAAGAGAGTGAGGATTAAAAataagaaagaaaataaaagagtTGATTTTCCAGTGTTGTAAGGAAGGCAGGCCTTTAGCTGCATCTTCATTTCTTTTTCTGTACAAAGTTAAAAAACGTGTCTTTATGAGCCGAGCAATGCAaacattttgctgtttttaggaaattACCTTACCTTGTCCGCTTCATCAGCCCCGTTTGAGCCTACGGGCACAAATAAGAGACGTTCTAACTATAAAATACAGCAGAGTACACGTTGATTGTACATTGtgtagcagaaaaaaaaaaagttactcaTCATCTATGAGGGCACCACCTGAGGGGATGAAGGTCCAAGACACAAACTTGATGAGGCCGTAGAGCACCAGCGCCACACCCACCATCGCCATGGAGTCCTCGATGGACGGCGTGCTGAAGCCTGGAAGGTCAAAGTACAATCATAAAATTTTCCGCTATTATACAAGCCTCAAATACTGGTTGATACGGCtattcatacagtggggcaaaaaagtatttagtcagccaccgattgtgctagttctcccacttaaaaagatgacagaggtccctaattttcatcacaggtacacttcaactgtgagagacagaatgtgaaaaaaaatccaggaattcacattgtaggaattttaaagaatttatttgtacattatggtggaaaataagtatttggtcaaccattcaaagctctcactgatggaaggaggttttggcacaaaatctcacgatacatggccccattcattctttccttaacacggatcaatcgtcctgtacccttagcagaataacagccccaaagcatgatgtttccacccccatgcttcccagtaggtattggtgttcttgggatgcaactcagtattcttcttcctccaaacacaatgagttgagtttataccaaaaagttctattttggtttcatctgaccacatgacattctcccaatcctctgctgtatcatccatgtatccattttggtataaactcaactcgtcgtgtttggaggaagaagaatactgagttgcatcccaagaacaccagacctactgttaagcatgggggtggaaacatcatgctttggggctgtttttctgctaaggggacaggacgattgatccgtgttaaggaaagaatgaatggggccatgtattgtgcgattttgagccaaaacctccttccatcagtgagagctttgaatggttgaccaaatacttattttccaccataatttacaaataaattctttaaaattcctacaatgtgaattcctggatttttttttcacattctgtctctcacagttgaagtgtacctatgatgaaaatgacagacctctgtcatcattttaagtgggagaacttgcacaatcggtggctgattaaatacttttttgccccactgtatatcagcACAAATCAAACCTACTTGTATCAACTTGTGTTATCAAATGTTTGCTCAAGGGAAATTAGTCGCACAGAAAACAACCGGACGTTTTATTACTGTTGGTccggaatggacttatgctgccTTCAAAATGCAGTGGTAATTGTCATTCAAATCTTGACGCACCAAGTTGGAacaatgcggacacgtttgttactggatgctttCCAATACGTTTCTGCCTCGGAGACTTTGCATGTCTTAGTGATACGCAACTATGGTTACTTtatacttgtttttattgacaaatgtgccGTTTTAGACGACAATATTGTtcaattgtgtgcttagctgttgtgtagctgctcgctcctaGTGGCCTACCATGTCTACCTTTTGTAAACAACTAAAATACATAGAATACATATAAGAACAAACCAATTTTGTGCGCTTTTTGGAAGACACTTCGATGTTAACTggttgtccagctttgcacaagtaaaggcACCGCTAATCGCAGATTTTAAATACTAGTTTTTTAATAGTCCACCCCAAAGTCTGTTCGAGGAATATTCTCCCATCTTTGATGAGAATGGCGCATCTCAGAACTTGCCAACTGTGGCTTCGGTTCGGCTCGGAGAAGATAAACACAATGAATTCTCGCTTTGTGATTTGCAAATTTACGCACATTTTATCTCATTTCGCTTTCGGAGGAAGGGACACCACAAACTAGACGAATGGAGAAGTggaccaatgtgtgtgtgtgtgtgtgtgtgtacgctcaagttaactttcagtttcgatcttTGCTCAGGAGGACAAAAGCATGCGAAGAGGGCGACCGTTTTAGGTCTTTAGACAGCTTGGTCCTCTGTCCAGCGCTGCTATTGTTTGCATTtacactagagatgtccgataatggcttttttgcggatatccgatattgtccaactcttaattaccgataccgatatatgcagtcgtggaattaacacattattatgccaaatttgtttgtgatgccccgctggatgcattaaacaatgtaacaaggttttccaaaataaatcaactcaagttatggaaaaaaaatgccaacatggcactgccatatttattattgaagtcagaaaaagcattatttttttttaacatgcctcaaaaccgcagcttggaatttgggacatgctctccctgagagagcatgaggaggttgaggtgggtggggttagtgtatatattgtagcgtcccagtagagttagtgctgcaagggcttctgggtatttgttctgtcgtgctacggtgcggatattctcccgaaaatgtgtttgtccttcttgtttggtgtgggttcacagtgtggcacatatttgtaacagtgttaaagttggttgtacggccactctcagtgtgacatgtatggctgtcgaccaagaaagccttgcattcacttttgtgtgtgaaaagccgatatcatgcacgcaaaggcagtgcctttaaggtttattggcgctctgtacttctccctacgtccgtgtacataacggcgttttaaaaagtcattaattttactttttgaaacagatactgataatttcaaaacctataccgataatttccgatattacattttaaagtacttATTGGAGGATAATATCAggagtccaatattatcggacagctTGGTCCTCTGTCCAGCGCTGCTATTGTTTGCATTtacactagagatgtccgataatggcttttttgccgatatccgatattgtccaactcttaattaccgataccgatatatacagtcgtggaattaacacattattatgcctaattttgttgtgatgccccgctggatgcattaaacaatgtaacaaggttttccaaaataaatcaactcaagttatggaaaaaaaaaatgccaacatggcactgccatatttattattgatgtcacaaagtgcattattttttttttaacatgcctcaaaaccgcagcttgcaatttgggacatgctctcccttttctgggtatttgttctgttgtgctacggtgcggatattctcccgaaaatgtgtttgtccttcttgtttggtgtgggttcacagtgtggcgcatatttgtaacagtgttaaagttgtttgtacggccactctcagtgtgacctgtatggctgttgaccaagtatgccttgcattcacttttgtgtgtgaaaagcagaTATCatgcacgcaaaggcagtgcctttaaggtttattggcgctctgtacttctccctacgtccgtgtacacagcggcgttttaaacatccacccatccattttctaccgcttattcccttttggggtcgcggggggcgctggcgcctatctcagctacaatcgggcggaaggcagggtacaccctggacaagtcgctacctcatcgcgtTTTAAacagtcattaattttactttttgaaacagataccgataatttccgatattacattttaaagtatttatcggacgataatatcAGGAGTCCGATGTTATTGGACAGCTTGGTCCTCTGTCCAGCGCTGCTATTGTTTGCATTtacactagagatgtccgataatggcttttttgcggaTATCcgctattgtccaactcttaaaaaggcattaattttactttttgaaagcgatactgataattaaaaaaaacgatgcCGATCATTtacgataatacattttaaagcatttatcggccgataatatcaggaGTCCGATatttattatcggacatctctaatttataCCCTTGTATAAAACAAATTGTTAATCTTCAAATGCTAGTCATCGTTTTACACAGCTTTAAGGTCCGATACGTTACCGATGATTCTGAGGGTCACGCTGGCCCGCCGTGTTCCTCCGGGATGCTCTCCTACACAGGTGACCTCCCCCCCTCTGCCCAGGTCCATCGTGGAAGTGTCCAGCTCCAGGCGGGTGTCCTGGCTGTAGGTACCGTCCCAGGCCTGCCTGTGGCCGCTTATGCGCACGGGTCCCAGCGATCGGGTCTTTCCATCCGGGCTTTTGAACTCCCAGCTAAGCTCCAGCGAATGGGGGGCAAAGCCAGAGGCTACGCAGTGTACCGTTAAACTCTGGCCGGTAACGATCAGGGGCAGCGAGGCGGGGTGCATGGACAAGGACGGAGGTTCTGAACAGAAGAGGAAAAAAAGGCAGTTTTGGACGGGATTTAAACGTAAGGATCTCTCTCTAAAAGGCTCACCTAAGATCTCCAGCTCCATGGTCACCTGGGCCAGGAGGTTTGGCAGGTACACCATGCAGATGTAGGTCCCCGTGTGGCGCACTTTGGTTTCCCGGATGATGAGAGAAGCATTCCCGTTCCGGTGCAGGCCGGCAAAGTCTACCATGGCGCCGTCCTCCGGCGTGTCGGACAGCCGGTCGGCTTTGCCATCGTAAGCCAGAATCATTTCGCCGCTGCCTCTGAACTGCCGGCGCCACTCGATGGCAAAACCGGACAGTGGCGAAGCGCGGTCGGCCCAGAACTGGCAGTCCAGCAGCACCTGCTCGCCGAGTCCCGCCTTCACTGCGACCGTTGTGGTGGTCACGCTGAGGACCACTAAGGAGGGAGACAAGGAGGCGATCGCGTTAAAAAAAAGCGCGGGATAAAACGACTGACTGGGCTTTTTGTGGCCCTaatttctcccgtccaaaggcaaaagccagtaactcaattttggtcaaaactgagctgataataattttggagttcctaggtgatatgctttacattagtgtatgcgatattgtaatttgttctgtaagtaagctgttacgcgtatggcaggacctagcaactaccacataaccgcgtagatacaacagaagaacctagtatctcaagggaccaatcggagcttctttgtcagtcgccttattgtctttaatgagacgtttgcacgaatgggggccgacggtcaacctgatgatgtgatattatggcacgagggggtatttgaaagattggcccaggacgttgcaagcaccttcattaaatgtattgttcttgattcttcccctcgcatactcttttgggcagataactgtggaggtcaaaataaaaactggacgctgtacacggctcttgcccaatgtgcaaacgcaggatggggcccacccgagattgtgataaaatatctggagaaagggcacacgttcatgataGCAGATtaaatccatggctcaatcggcaagaaaatgaaagctcaagaaaacatctatacgtttgatgactttgtagatctttgtaagacagcatcaagatagattggttttcctttgttttgtcacaatcagctagaagtgagttactaggttttgcctttggacaggagatttGTTTGTGGAAGTAAGTTAGTTTTAGGAAATAAGCGGCTTTTAATGGTAATTATGTGGGTGTTATTTTTTGTCtagaaggctttttttttttaaaacaaaccctgcttccatgagttgggaaattgtgttagatataaatataaacagactacaatgatttgcgaatcattttcaacccatattcagttgaatgcactacgaagacaaaatatttgatgttcaaactcataaactttattttttttttccgcaaataataattaacttagaatttcatggctgcaacacgtgccgaagtagttgggaaagggcatgttcaccactgtgttacatcaccttttcttttaacaacactcaataaacttttgggaactgaggaaactaattgttgaagctttgaaagtggaattctttcccattcttgttttatgtagagcttcagtcgttcaacaggccgaggtctccgctgtcgtattttacgcttcataatgcgccacacattttcgatggcagacaggtctggattgcaggcgggccagtaaagtacccgcactcttttactacgaagccacgctattgtaacacgtgctgagggtggcttggcattgtcttgctgaaataagcaggggcgtcaatgaaagaGACGGCGCTTATACAGTATGTTGtttaaaaacctgtatgtacctttcagcattaacggtgccttcacagatgtgtaagttacccatgccttgggcactaatgtacccccataccattacagatgctggcttttgcactttgcgtcgataacagtctggatggttcacttcctctttggtccggatgacacaatgtctaatatttccaaaaacaatttgaaatgtgaactcttcagaccacagaacacttttccactttgcatcagtccatcttagatgatctcgaacccagagaagccggcggcgtttttggatgttgttgataaatggctttcactttgcatagtagagctttaacttgcacttgcagatgtagcgatcaactgtttttagtaacagtggttttctgaagtgttcctgaggccatgtggcgatatcctttagagatttatgttggtttttgatacagtgccgtccgagggatcgaaggtcccggtcattcaatgttagtttccggccatgccgcttacgtggagtgatttctccagattctctgaacattttgatgatattatggaccgtagatgttgaaatccctaaatttcttacaaatgcgcactttgagaaacgttgttcttaaactgtttgactatttcaaacatcccacagatgtgcaggctaattgggaacaggcgggtgccatgattgggtataaaaatgctcagtctttcccaaggaaagatggggcgaggtacacccctttgtccacaactgtgtgagcaaatagtcaaacagtttaagaacaacatttctcaaagtgtcattgaaatttaaggatttcaacatctacggtccataatatcatcaaaaggttcagaaaatctagaaaaatcactccacgtaagcggcatggccggaaaccaacactgaatgaccgtgaatttcgatccctcagacggcactgtatcaaaaaccgacatcaatctctaaaggatatcactacatgggctaaggaacacttcagtaaaccactgtcactaaatacagttcgtcgctacatctgtaagtgcaagttaaagctgtactatgcaaagtgaaagccatttatcaacaacatccagaaacgccgtcggcttctctgggcccgagatcatctaagatggactgatgcaaagtggaaaagtgttctgtggtctgacgagtccacatttcaaattgtttttggaaatattcgacatcgtgtcatccggaccaaagaggaagtgaaccatccagactgttatcgacacaaagttcaaaagccagcatctgtgatggtatgggggtgcattagtgcccaaggcatgggtaacttacacatctgtgaaggcaccattaacgctgaaaagtacatacaggttttggaacaacatatgctgccatctaagcaccgtctttttcatggacgcccctgcttagttCAGGaaaacaatgctaagccacatgttacaacagcctggcttcgtagtaaaagagtgcgggtactttcctggcccgcctgcagtccagacctgtctcccatcgaaaatgtgtggcgtattatgaagcgtagaccccggactgttgaacgactgaagctctacacaaaaaaagaatgggaaagaattccactttcaaagcttcaacaattagtttcctcagttcccaaatgtttattgagggttgttgaaagaaatggtgatgtaacacagtttgtgaacatgccctttcccaactactttggcacgtgttgcagccatgaaatttttggttaatcatttgcaaaaaaaaaaaaaaaaaaagtttatgagtttgaaaatcaaatatcttgtttttgtagtgcattcaactgaatatgggttgaaaaggatttgcaaatcattgtcgtacgtttatatttacatctaacacaatttcccaactcatatggaaacggggtttgtaaaactagCAAACACCTGCACAGTTTATGAC
The window above is part of the Nerophis ophidion isolate RoL-2023_Sa linkage group LG04, RoL_Noph_v1.0, whole genome shotgun sequence genome. Proteins encoded here:
- the tapbp.1 gene encoding TAP binding protein (tapasin), tandem duplicate 1 isoform X3: MTCLWSLWSLSLLTFACFGREACSSHCPVLECWLVPDKARAGASNNQEKVLLDVRTDGHHAANQDAPPDGIKKIYSVGDPAATLCHRSLCPLSGSAHKPVCELSSFLPHPSTVKWAASLTEPAFSPLYLQADWMAASIQGLDAQRGISNVLRATTGTSDLDVVLSVTTTTVAVKAGLGEQVLLDCQFWADRASPLSGFAIEWRRQFRGSGEMILAYDGKADRLSDTPEDGAMVDFAGLHRNGNASLIIRETKVRHTGTYICMVYLPNLLAQVTMELEILEPPSLSMHPASLPLIVTGQSLTVHCVASGFAPHSLELSWEFKSPDGKTRSLGPVRISGHRQAWDGTYSQDTRLELDTSTMDLGRGGEVTCVGEHPGGTRRASVTLRIIGFSTPSIEDSMAMVGVALVLYGLIKFVSWTFIPSGSNGADEADKKKK
- the tapbp.1 gene encoding TAP binding protein (tapasin), tandem duplicate 1 isoform X1, with the translated sequence MTCLWSLWSLSLLTFACFGREACSSHCPVLECWLVPDKARAGASNNQEKVLLDVRTDGHHAANQDAPPDGIKKIYSVGDPAATLCHRSLCPLSGSAHKPVCELSSFLPHPSTVKWAASLTEPAFSPLYLQADWMAASIQGLDAQRGISNVLRATTGTSDLDVVLSVTTTTVAVKAGLGEQVLLDCQFWADRASPLSGFAIEWRRQFRGSGEMILAYDGKADRLSDTPEDGAMVDFAGLHRNGNASLIIRETKVRHTGTYICMVYLPNLLAQVTMELEILEPPSLSMHPASLPLIVTGQSLTVHCVASGFAPHSLELSWEFKSPDGKTRSLGPVRISGHRQAWDGTYSQDTRLELDTSTMDLGRGGEVTCVGEHPGGTRRASVTLRIIGFSTPSIEDSMAMVGVALVLYGLIKFVSWTFIPSGGALIDGSNGADEADKKKK
- the tapbp.1 gene encoding TAP binding protein (tapasin), tandem duplicate 1 isoform X2; the protein is MTCLWSLWSLSLLTFACFGREACSSHCPVLECWLVPDKARAGASNNQEKVLLDVRTDGHHAANQDAPPDGIKKIYSVGDPAATLCHRSLCPLSGSAHKPVCELSSFLPHPSTVKWAASLTEPAFSPLYLQADWMAASIQGLDAQRGISNVLRATTGTSDLDVVLSVTTTTVAVKAGLGEQVLLDCQFWADRASPLSGFAIEWRRQFRGSGEMILAYDGKADRLSDTPEDGAMVDFAGLHRNGNASLIIRETKVRHTGTYICMVYLPNLLAQVTMELEILEPPSLSMHPASLPLIVTGQSLTVHCVASGFAPHSLELSWEFKSPDGKTRSLGPVRISGHRQAWDGTYSQDTRLELDTSTMDLGRGGEVTCVGEHPGGTRRASVTLRIIGFSTPSIEDSMAMVGVALVLYGLIKFVSWTFIPSVRTSLICARRLKRG